One Chloroflexota bacterium genomic window, GCATAGCAGTGGAGGCAGTGGAGGTTACAGCGCTGGGTGAGGTTCCACACCACCACCGGGCGGCGGTGCCGGGCCGGGCCGTAGCGCAGGGAGTCGCCTGGCATGGGAAGCCCCAGCAGGAGACGGGTTACAGATAGCATCAGGGGACCTCCTTTTGATAGGCCTCGACCAGGGAAAGAAGGACCCGGTCCATCAGCCCGATTACCCGAGGAAAGGCCTCAAGGGCCCTCCTGTTGACCGGCTGGCGGTCCCGAAGCACCTCCAGGGCGCTATCCACAATGCCGCTGCGGTAAAGGGTGAAGACCTCCAGGGCCTCCGGGAGGGGCAGGCCCAGCCCCCCAAGGTGCCGGCCGTATTCCTCCCCCAGGGCCCGGGCCTCTTCCAGCAAGGCCTCCCGGCGGGAGGGGTGGGTAATATGGAGGACAAGGAGCTCAACCAGCCTTCTCCCCCTCTCCCTGAACTGGAGGCGTTGCTCTTCTCCCAGGGCCCCATACCAGGGCCTGGCCAAGAAGTATTGGCGGGCCATCCCCTGCTGGAGGGCGCGTTCTTCTATCCGGGCCACCAGGCCTTTCACTCCCTGGGCCTTGTGATGGCTCCGCAGAAAGGCTTCCAGGTCCGCCTCCTCATACCGGCGGTGGCCACCCGGGGTGACAAAGGCCTTTACCATGCCCTCATCGGTCCAATGACGGAGGGTGGTCTGGCTTACCCCCAGGAACAGACTCGCCTGGCCCAGGGTCAGCCTCTTTCCCCCCTTCATTCTATACCCAGACCGCAGCTCTCAAATACCATAGGAATCTATTAAAATCCGCACAATGTAAACGATTGTAACAGAAAAGGGCGGAGGGTGCAAGGGCCTTTTTGAGGGTTTTAGCGGATGGTCAGCTCTTCCTCCGTGACCCGGCCCTGCCGGATAAAGAAGGCCCGGACCTGGGGGGCCTTGGGGTCCTGGAGGGAGATGATGAAGTACAGGGCGTCGGGCCAGAAGCCCAGCTCGACATCGGTGGCCGAGGGGTGGGCCTGGGTATGGGTATGGGAATGGTAGATGCCCAGAAGCTCCCACCCTTGCTTTTCTATCTCCTGGAGTAGCTGATAGAGCTCTTTGGGGTCCAGGCTGTAGCGTATGGGGCTCTTCAGTGCGTTGCGGGCGGTATAGACCCTCAGGACCTTGTGGTCCTTCCCCGCCAGGAGGCCGCAGCATTCGTCCGGGGCCTCCCGGCGAGCATGGTCTATCATTTCCTGGGCGAAGCCCTTCTCCAAAAGGAACAAGTTAGTTACCCCGCTCAATTATAGCGCGGAAGCAGTTGCCCTGGGACCTCCATCCGGAGGGAATATGGTGGCCACCCGCCTGGCGACCTTGAGCATGGCATTGCCGGTGACGATAGCCTTGGCCGTGAACTTGGGCCTCTGGTAGACCCTGCGCATGGGCTCCACCTTGAACTGACGGTCAATAAAGGCAGTAGCTGGGTTCGCTTCTCCGCAGAATATTTGCCTTGCCAGGCTGTAGCTGCTGGAGACCATGAAATCATGCTTGTCCCCGGGGACCTCTGTGCCCAGCCACAAGCGCCTCACGGTCCCCTTCTCCAGATGGACAAGGACAACCAGTTGGGGGCCGCCATGTATCTCCCTGAGGCTTTGGGGAAGCTCCGTGACCACATATATCAAAATCAGGCTGAAACTCTGCGCCAGTTTCCCAAAGCTCTTGTCGGTGCCTCTGGCGGCCTGGATCGCTCTAACTGCCTCGTGCACCCATTCCGGCGACAGAAAAAGATACTCCTCCTTCATAGCTGTTTTCCCTCCCCTTACACATAGATGACAGAGCTGTCAGCCATGTCTTCTGAGACAAACCTGACCACACTGCGGACCTCGTCCACTTCCTCCACCAACTCACCAAAAACGATGTTGTGCAGGTCCATAGCTGCGGGGCAGGCATAGACCCTGCCTCCCAGCTTCTTGAGGTCATCCAGCAGTTCCGAGACCGGGGAAACGCTGCCCTTCTCAATCCCCGCCTTGACCCGCTCTCTTATCCAGCCTCCGGTTTCATCGCCCAATTCGTCGGTAAGGCCTCTCTTCAGCCGGATAACCGCCCCGTGGCCGAAAAGGACGCGGACGTCCTTACCCATGGCGGCTGCTGCGGCTGCCACGCCCAGGGCGAAGGCAACGCGTTCATATGAGGCGCTGTTGATTATGAAGGCCAGTTTATCCCCGGGTTTCGTCATGAGGCCCGTCTCGGTTGGGTACTATGCCTTCCTGGTCCTGACATTCTGTGCCCATTCCAGCAAAGGCAGCCCCACCTTTCGGACGGCCTCAAAGTGCTTGCCCATCGCCTCAACTTCCGTGCTGGTAAGCCTTTCCGAGAACAGGGTTAGCCCCTCGCATTCAATGGGGTGAGGCAGAATCTCGCTCCGGACCAGAGCCACGACCTTTTTGGCCTCAGCTTCTGTTATCTCACCCTTGCCCAGGATTTGCGCCAGCTGCCTGGCGGCCCGGACGATTCGGTCGTGAACGCCGAAGAGATATTCCTTGTATTCCGGCCCGTAGAACCTCTCCAGGGTGGGGTAGAAACTCTCCTCCTCCCACTGGAAGTGGGGTCCGCCAAGCTTGTCAAGGCGTAGCAGCAACTCCAGGGCTTTGGCGGCGTCACGACGGCTTGCGGCCACAATGATGTCCAGGAGGATGTCTCTCACCTTGGTGTGGTCAGCCTTTAGCTCCGCGATTGCATCCAGTCTTGCCATTGTCCTCTACCTCCCTCTTTCCGTTGTTGACGGAATAGCATGCTCTGAGCGTGTCTTCCGCTTGGCCTCACCTCCTCAGGAATCGCCTCCCCGCTTGATCAAGACGCGGAAAAAGCTGTCCTGGGGGACCACCCGGACAATCCGGTGGCCTTCGCCGGCGGCGGAGCGGGGTACATTGCGGATGGGCTCCCCATCATCCAGCCAGACCTCAATCACATCCCCCGGCTCCAGCTCCTCTAGGGCCAGTTTGGTCTTGACCCAGTTCATGGGGCAGATGCAACCCCTCAGGTCCAGCGTCTTCAAGCTTCCGCCTCCGGGTCCCAGGTGTGGAGCACCCGGTACTCTATCCCTTTTGGCCGGGAGCCGGCGCGGTCCCAGTCTTGGACGGTAGTGAACTCGGGGAGGGCTTCCTTCTTGAGCCTCTCCAGGCCCAGCCGGTCTATGGCGGTGCCGAAGCGCTCCCCCTTCTTGGCGTTCCGCTGGTACCAGGCCACACAGCGCTCTATGACCTTGAAGGTGTCATCATCACTGACGAAGTCGGCCACCCGGTTGGACCAGCGGGGGAAGCGGCCGTGCTTGCCCCCCACATAGACGGCATGGCCCACCCTCCCCACCACCCAGGCCAGGGTGGGACAGCAGTAGACGCACTCCCCGCAGTGGGTACAGCGCTCCTCAATCCACCTGGGCAAGTTGGTCTCCTCATTCATAACCAGGGCTTCCCCCGCCCGGGAGCGGCAGAGCTGGACGCAGAGGGTGCAACCATTGCACAGCTCCGGGATGAGCTTGGGCTCCACCATGCCGTGGAAGCCCAGGTCGTTCTCCTGGGGGTTGGCACAGCCGATGTTGCAGCCAGAATAGGAGACCTTGAACTTGGCGGGGCAATGGATGCCAAAGTATTTCTCGTCAGCCTGGGCCGCCAGGGCAGGGGCATCCACCCTGCCGTAGGGATTAACCCGGCAGCCCTGGCAGGCGGTTACGGCCCTCACCCGGGGGCCGCAGTTGGCCAGCCTCAGGCCCGAGGCCTCTATCTCCTCCTTTATCCGGTCCAGGTCCTCCCCCTTCACATAGGGGACCTCCACGGACTGCTGGAAGGTGAAATGGCAGTAGCCCCGGCCGTATTTCTTGGCCAGCTCCGCCGCCCGGATTAGCTTGTCTGCCTCCAGGTTTCCCCCCGGAACCCTGAGCCGGACCACGAAGTATTCCCGCTCGGTCTGGCGGATAATCCCTGTGGCCTTCAGGCCACGGACATCCAGCGCCTTCAAGCCTTCCTCCTTCTCCTTTTCATTTGCCCTTTGCTGACGACTGGGCAGAGGAGGAGACCTTCAGGGGTCGGGTATGGATGCCGCACTCGCCGCCGCACTTGCTGGTGCCCGCCCAGCGGCCGGCCCGCTCGCTGGCACCGGCGGTAATCCGGGTGCACACCACGCAGCCCAGGGAACGGTAGCCAAGGGCATATAGCGGGTTAACGGGGACCTGGTTGAGGGCGAGATACTGCCATACCTCTCGCTCGTGCCACAGGAGGATGGGATTGAGCTTGATAAGGCCCTTGTCCCGCTCCTCAATTTCCCGGTAGTCGGTGCGGGTGCGTCCTTCCGTGCAGCGCAGCCCGGTTACCCAGCAGGCCACATTCATCTCTTCCAGGGCCCACCGCGTCGGCGTTACCTTGAGGATGTCACAGCAACGGTCCGGGTCAAAGCGATAGAGCTCATCAGGGAGGGGCTCGTCGTTGCGGAAGACCCGGAGTTCGGGGAACCGGGCCACTTCCTCCTCCATGAACCTGACGGTCTCTGGTGGCTTGAAACGGGTGGTAATAATGAACCCGCGGATGTCCGGCGAAACACGCTTGGCCAGGTGCCACACGGCAATGGAGTCCTTGCCCAGGCTATTGGCTACCACCAGGCGGTCGCCAAACTCCTGGTAGGCCTCTCTGATAAGTCCCAGGGAGCGGTCCACCTTCTGGGCGAAGTTGAGATTTTCCACGAGGTACCATAGCTCTTCCGAGCTCAGGTTCTGCATCTTCATTCTTTCTTTCCTCCCCCCGTTGCCAGATAGTTTCTTTCAGGCCAAGAGCCAGCCCACTACTCTCACATTCAAGGCTATGAGGAGCGAGCCCACCAGAAAGGCGAGAGCTTTGGGTGAAATGCCGCGGCAGATATAGGCGGCCAGGGGTGCCACCATGATGCCCCCGGCAGCCAGGGCCAGCACCAGGCCGATGGGGAACTGGTCCAGCCCTATCCTTAGAAGGATGGTGACCGCCACCGTAACAGCCACGAAGAACTCGGCGAGGTTCACTGTGCCTATGGCATGGCGGGGCTGCCCTTTCTCCAGGAGCAGGACGCCTGATGTGGCTATGGGGCCATAGGCGCCACTGAAGCCGTTGACCAGGGCAGCCAGGAACCCTAAGGCGCCCAGCTTGGCCTTGGAATTATTCCTGGCGTTTTCCGCAAGCAACTGCCATTTCCCTCTGGGGCACTGTTTGCATTTTTCACCTTGCGCCTCAGCGCAGGGAACCTGCCAGCGCAGGGCGCGCCAGACAATGAGGAGCCCCATGACCAGCAACAGGACGCTCACCACGGGCTTGGCTGTTTGCGACGATATGGAGGTCAGCAGATAGCCCCCCAGAAAACCGCCTAACACCCCGCTCAATGCCAGGGGCAGAAGCCAGTCCCGGCGCACGTTGCCCAGGCCCCAGTGGGACAGTCCCGAGGCCAGCCCGGTAATAATCTTTGCAGCGTTGACTGTTGCCACTGCCACGGCAGGAGCAAAGCCTGTGGCCACCATCAGGGAAGCGGAGAAGACCCCAAACCCCATGCCCAGGCTACCATCCACCAGCTGGGCCACCGCCCCGATACCAGCCACTCCAAGAAAGACAAGCAGTCCTGTCATCGGCCTGAACCTAGACTCCTGTCTATAACCGAGCCCAGCCCAAGGGTGGCCGCCCTACCCTGCGATGACCCTAGAGCCACCAGCCTGCTCACCGACTTCAGTCCCCCCTCGCTTTGTTTAGTTGATTACTAAACAATCATTGTAGCGGTTTCTGTGGATTTGTCAAGGGGGTATTGTAACGCTTATTAACCGCAGGCCGTGCCTGGAGGCGGGGCTCCGGTTCCTCCAGGGGCTCTGCCGGGGGCTGTCCTGGTGAGCCCCTCTGCCTTCGGGTTTGCGGCCGGGGGGGCTCTATAGTTTATTCGTAAAGGTTAGCTTCCGCTACCACCCGATACGGCGGGCAAGATGGAGACTACATCCCCGTCCTTTAGCTGGGTCTCCAGGCCCTTCAAGAAGCCCGCGTCCTCGTCATTGACGAAGATATTGACGAAGGGCCTCATGCTGCCATCAGGCTCCAGGACCCTCTCCTTGAACCCGGGGTAGTCGGCTTCCAGATTGCTCACGAGTTCCCGCAGGTCCTTTCCTTCCGCATTCACAACCCTGGCCCCTCGCATCAACGGTCTCAGGGGGGTAGCCAGATGAACTTCTATCATTTTCAGCTCCTTTCTGGATTCCCGCAGACGGGACAGTCTGGGTTTCTGCGCACTTTCAAGCGCCGAAATCTCATAAATTGGCCATCAGTGAGCACTAGATTGCCATTGGTTGGTTCGCCTATGCCTGTAATCAGCTTCAATGCCTCCATCGTCTGCAGGCTGGCCACGCTGGCGGGTGTAGCGCCCAGGACAGGGAAGGGCTTGACCTCAGGAGGGAGCGAGGGCAGGAGGCACTGCAGACAGGCTGTCTTGCCGGGCATTACGGTCATCAACCTCGCCTCCAGCCCGTAGATAGCGGCGTGGACAAAGGGAATATTCAGCTCAAAGCAGGCCCGGTTCAGGGCAAATCTCGTCTTGAAATTGTCCATACCGTCCATGACCACATCCGAGCCGCTTATCAGCTCCTTAACGTTAGCCTCCGTTATCTCCACTGTCAGACCCTTGATTTGGATTGTCGGGTTTAGCTGACGCAGTTTTTCCACTGCTGAATCAACCTTATGTCTGCCAATGTCCTTATCCCAGTGGAGGACCTGCCTGTTGAGATTGCTCAGTTCCACCTTGTCCTTGTCAATGAGGATAAGCCTACCTACCCCGGCTGCCGCCAGGTAAATAGATAGGGGGCACCCCAATCCTCCCACACCGGCTACCACTATCGTAGCCGATTTCACCTTCTTCTGCCCCTCTTCCCCCCAACCCGGAATCCTCATCTGCCTATCATAGCGTTGAAGCTCTTCGGGTGTCAGTTGGACCATTACTACTCCCCTTTCTTCTTGCCTGTTGCGCTCCGCGGTCACGTTGGACCTCTTCCCCTTGAAGCCTGAGGTTTTACCACCAGGGCTGGGTCTGGACCCGGGGCTCTATCTCCTCCAGGGGGCGGGTCCAGAGCTGGGTGGAGAGGTATTTCCAGCCCCCGTCGGCCAGGAGGGCCACGATGTTGCCCTTCTCTAGTTGCTGGGCCACCTTGAGGGCGCAGGAGATGACGGCTCCGGAGGAGATGCCGGCGAAGATGCCTTCCCTCTCTGTCAGCTCCCGGGTGGCCCGGATGGACTCCCGGGAGTCCACTATTGTCCTCCTGTCCAGGAGGCTTATGTCCAGGATGGGTGGGATGAAGCCCTCCTCCAGGCTCCTCAGGCCCTCGATGGTGTCCCCGGGGTTGGGGGCCACGGCTATCACCCTGGCCCTGGGGTCATGCTCCTTGAGCCTCCTCCCCACCCCCATGAGGGTGCCGCCGGTGCCCAGCCCGGCCACAAAGACATCCACCTGGGGCAGCTCTTCCAGTATCTCTTCAGCGGTGGTCTCGTAGTGCGCCCGGGGGTTGGCGGGGTTGCCGAACTGGTAGGGCATGAAATACCTGGGGTCCCGTGCCATCTCTTCGGCTATCGCTACGGCCCCGTTGGTCCCCTTGTCGGCCGGGGAGAAGACGATCTCCGTCCCGTAGAGCCGGAGTAGCTCTATCCTCTCCTGGCTCACGTTCTCCGGCAGCACCACCGTGAGCTTATAGCCTTTGCGCCGGGCCAGGAAGGCCAGGGAGATGCCGGTATTGCCGCTGGTGGCCTCCAGGATAGCTCCCCCGGGGGCGAGCTTCCCCTGCTGTTCTGCCTCCTCAAGCATATATCTGGCAATCCGGTCCTTGACGCTTCCGGTGGGATTATTCCCCTCCAGCTTGGCAAAGAGCCTCACCCCCTTCTTCAAGGGGAAGCGGGTGAGCTCCACTAGGGGGGTGTGGCCGATTGCGTCCACGATGTCGCGGTAGGGCATGGCTATTTCCTTCTCCGCTCGGCCGTCTCCCCCAGGGAGACATATTTCTCTCCGCTGTCGGGGAGGATGGTGGCCACCCATTTCCCCGGGCCCAGCCTCTTGGCCACCTGGAGGGCGGCGAAGACATTGGCCCCGGAGGAGGGGCCCACGAGCAGGCCCTCCTTTCTGGCCAGGGAGGAGGCCATCTCCTGGGCCTCCTGGTCGCCCACGGCGATGACCTCGTCCAGGATATTCCGGTCCAGGATAGGGGGGACAAAGCTGGCCCCCAGGCCGGGGATGCCGTGGGGGCCGGCCTTCCCCTGAGAGAGGAGGGGAGAGCGGGCGGGCTCCACCCCGATTATCCGCACCCCCTTCAGCTCCTTCTTCAGCACCTGGCCCACCCCGGTGATGGTGCCGCCCGTGCCGATGCCAGCCACAAAGGCGTCTATTCTTCCCCGGGTGGCTCGCAGCAACTCCCGGGCGGTGGAGTGGTGGGCCTGGGGGTTGAGGGGGTTTTCAAAGGCCTTTATCCCGAGGTAGCTGGGATTGTCACCCAGGAGCTCCCCGGCCACCCGCCCCGCACCTGCCATCCCCTCGGCAGCGGGGGTGAGGACCACCTCGGCCCCCAGATAGAGGAGGAGGCGGCGAAGGGAGGGGTTGGCCCCCTCGGGCATGACGATGATGATGCGCAGGCCCTTGGCCCCCCCCACCAGGGCCAGGGAGAGTCCCAGGTTCCCCGCTGTGGCCTCCACAGCGGTATCGCCGGGCCGTAGCCGGCCCCGGGCAAAGGCCTCCTCCAGGATGAACTTGGCGACCCGGTCCTTGATGCTGCCGCTGGGGTTCCGGGACTCCAGCTTGGCCAGGACAATGGCGGGGGGGGCCAGACGGGAGAGGCGGAGGAGGGGGGTCGAGCCGATGAGGTCCAGGAGGCCAGTCTGTGCTCTCATCGAGCGAATTTGTTCATGTGGACTAGATATAGTACATTCCGCCCTCATGGCGGCGCTCCTGCTGGTGGGCCATCTCCCCGATGGAGATTGCGGCCAGGAGCTTCTGGGTGGCCTCATCTATTTGACGCCACACGTCCCTCTGGACACAGAGGGTTGCCTGGACGCAGTCGGAGGGCTGCTCCAGGCAGCGGAGGGACGGGGGGTTGCCCAGGGCCGCCATGACCTCGGCCACGGAGACCTGGGAGGGGTCCCGGGCCAGGACATGGCCCCCCTGCGGCCCCCTCTTGGAGGCGATAAACCCCGCCTTTCGGAGGACGGTCAATATCTGGTCCAGGTAGGGCTCGGGTATGCCCTGGCGCTGGGCAATATCACTGGTCTGGGCCACCCCTTCCGCCTGGGCCAGGTCCACCAGCACCCTTATCCCGTAGTCCACCCGCATGCTTACCTTCATGCCCCACCCCTTTGATTGTTTAGTTTACTACTAAACTTTCTGGTGAATTATAGGCCCTGGGGGGAAATCCGTCAATGGGGTCCCGGGGGAAGGTTTACGGGGCCTGGGGAAAAGGGTATAATTCAGGGCAGTGGAACCGCTGCATGAAGCCTGCGGTGTCTTCGGCATCTTTGCCCCCGGGGAAGATGTAGCGCGGCTTACATATTTTGCCCTCTTTGCCCTCCAGCACCGGGGCCAGGAATCGGCGGGGGTCGCCACCACCGACGGACAGGAGATAAGGGTGGCCACCGGGATGGGGCTGGTCTCCCAGGTCTTTAGGGAGGAGTCCCTGGCCCCCCTCAAGGGCCATATGGCTATAGGCCACACCCGTTATTCCACCATGGGCTCCTGCCGCCCCGATAATGCCCAGCCCCTCCTGGTAGAGGGGCCTCTGGGCCCCCTGGCCCTGGGGCACAACGGCAATCTGGTCAATGCGGAATACCTGCGCCGGGAGCTGGAGGCGGCGGGCCGCACCTTTCGCACCTCCACCGATTCCGAGGTCATCGCCCATCTTGTCCAGTCGGCCCCGGACGGGAACTGGCCCGAGAAGGTCCGCTATGCCATGCGGCGGCTGGAGGGGGCCTATTCCCTGGTCCTCCTCACCCGGGACTGTCTGATGGCGGCAAGGGACCCGATGGGGGTGAGGCCCCTCTGCCTGGGGAGGGTGAACGGGGGCTGGGCGGTGGCCTCCGAGTCCTGCGCCCTGGACCATATCGGGGGCCGTTTCGTCCGGGAGGTGGAGCCGGGAGAAATCGTACTCATCCGTGGGGGGGAATTGGAGAGCTATAGGGAGCCCTCCCCTCGCCGTGCCCTGTGCATCTTTGAATTTATCTACTTCGCCCGCCCCGACAGCCTCATCCAGGGGCGGCTTTTGCATCTGGCCCGCCAGCGGATGGGGGTGGGGCTGGCCCGGGAGCACCCCGTGGAGGCGGACCTGGTGATGGGGGTGCCTGACTCATCGATTGCCGCAGCCATCGGCTATGCCCGGGAGTCGGGGATACCCTTCACCGAAGGCCTCCTCAAAAACCGCTATGTAGGCCGCACTTTCATTGAGCCCGACCAGCGGCTGAGGGAGTTGGGGGTGAAGCTGAAGTTCAACCCCCTCCCCGAGGTCCTGGAGGGAAAGCGGCTGGTGGTGGTGGACGACAGCATTGTCCGGGGGACCACCACCCCCCGGGTGGTGGCTTTGCTCCGGCGGGCGGGGGTAAAGGAGGTGCATCTGCGCATCTGCGCTCCACCCATCCGCTACCCCTGTTTCTTCGGCGTGGACATGGCCCGCCGCTTTGAGCTCATCGCCGCCCAGAAGACCATCCCCCAGATATGCCAGCAGTTAGGGGCGGACTCCCTGGGATACCTCTCCATTGAGGGACTCCTCCGGGCGGTGGACCTGCCCCGGGAGATGTTCTGCCTGGCCTGTTTCACCGGGGAATATCCTATCCCGGTCCAGATGGAGATGGACAAGCTGGCCCTGGAGACTCTGGAGACAGGAAGGCGTTGAGCGAGAGTTACGCCTCGGCCGGGGTGGACATCCCGGCGGCCGGCAGGCTCAAGAAGTTCATGGCCCGGCTGGCCCCCACTACCTTTGGCCCCCAGGTGCTTGCTGGGCCAGGCCCTTTCGCCGGACTCTTTGCCCTCCGCGGCTTCAGGGAACCGGTCCTGGTGGCCAGCTGTGACGGGGTGGGGACCAAGGTGAAGGTAGCTTCCCTTCTGGACCGCTACGATACCCTGGGCTACGACCTGGTCCACCACTCGGTGAACGATATCCTCACCCTGGGGGCGGAGCCCCTCTTTCTCCTGGACTACATCGCCATGGGGAAGCTGGAGCCGGCCAGGATTGAGAGGCTCTTCCAGGGCCTAGTGGCGGCCTGCAAAGGGGTGGGGGTGGCCCTCCTGGGCGGGGAGACCGCGGAGATGCCGGGGGTCTATCAGGAGGGGGAGATGGACCTGGTGGGCTTTATCCTGGGGGTGGTGGAAAGGGACAGGGTTATCTCCGGCCGGGATATCCGGGCCGGAGACTGGCTCCTGGGCCTGGCCTCCTCGGGCCTCCATACCAACGGCTACTCTCTGGCCCGGAAGGTCTTCCGGCTGGAGGAGGAGCCAGCGGTGCTGAGAAAGGCCTTTCCCCCGCTGGAGCGGACCCTGGGGGAGGCCCTCCTGGAGCCCCACCGCTGCTATTATGACAGCCTGAAATCTTTGCTCCCCCGCGTGAAGGCCCTGGCCCACATTACGGGGGGTGGTTTTGAGGGAAACATCCCCCGGGTATTGCCTCGGGGGCTGGGGGCCAGGATAATAGGGGGGAGCTGGGAGGTGCCGGCCATCTTCGGCCTTATCCAGAGACAGGGCGCGGTGCCGGAGGCGGAGATGTACCGGGTCTTCAATATGGGGGTGGGGATGGTGGTGGTGGCCTCCCCGGAGGAAGGTCCCTCTCTCCTCCAGTCCATCCCCGGGGCCAGGCACATTGGGGAGATTATTGCCGGGAAGGGAGTTGAGATAGTTTGAGAGCCATTGTCTCGGTCCACAACAAGGAAGGCGTCGGCCCCTTCGCTCAGGCCCTTCAGGGGCTGGGCTGGGAGGTCTTCAGCACGGGGGGGACGAAGAAGGCCCTGGAGGAGGCCGGGGTGAAGGTGAAGTCCATCTCAGACATCACCGGCTTCCCTGAGATCCTGGACGGGCGGGTGAAGACATTACACCCTAATGTTCACGGGGGCATCCTGGCCCGCCGTGACCTTTCCCGCCACCGGGAAGAACTCAAGAAGCAGGCCATTGAGCCCATTGACCTGGTGGCGGTCAACCTCTACCCCTTCCGGGAGACCGTGGCCCGGGGGGCAGGGCTTGAGGAGGCCCTGGAGAACATTGACATCGGGGGCCCCACCATGCTCCGGGCGGCGGCCAAGAACTTCCCCCATGTCCTGGTGGTGGTGGACCCGCGGGACTACGAGGAGGTCCTGGGGCTGTTGAGGCAGGGGGAGGTCCCCCTGGAAGTAAGGCGGCGCCTGGCCCAGAAGGCGTTTCAGCACGTGGCCGCCTATGATGCCGCCATCGCCGGCTATCTCAGGGTGGAGGGGGGCTTTCCCCAGGAGCTGGTCCTCTCCTTCCGTAAGCTTGCCGACCTGCGCTACGGGGAGAACCCCCACCAGAGGGCGGCCTTCTACGCAGATGAGAGGCCCCTTCCCCCATCCCTGGCCCTGGCCAGAAAGCTGGGGGGAAAGGAGCTTTCCTATAACAACATCCTGGACCTGGACTCGGCCCTGGCGGTGGTGAGGGAGTTTGCCGAGCCGGCCTGCGCAGTTATCAAGCATAATAACCCCTGCGGGCTGGCTGTCCACCCGGACCTGGCCGAGGCCTACAGGAGGGCCCTGGCCGGGGACCCGGTGGCAGCCTTCGGGGGGGTCGTGGCCCTGAACCGCCCCCTGGACCTGGCCACTGCCCAGGAGATGGACAAGACCCACTATGACGGCGTCCTGGCCCCGGACCTCGACCCCCAGGCCCTCGCCCTGCTGGGGCGGAAGAAGGACCTCATCATCCTGGCGGTGGGACCCATTTCCCCGGACGGCGCGGGCTGGGAGCTGAAGAAGGTGTCGGGGGGCCTTCTCGTCCAGGGCCAGGACGGTTTCCTGCCGGAGGAGTTCCGGCCCCGGACGGTGAGCCGCCGCCCCCCAACCCCCCAGGAAATGGAGGACCTCTTCTTTGCCTGGAGGGCCGTAAAGCATATCAAGTCAAATGCCATCGTCCTGGCCCGGGGCCGGGCCCTGGTGGGAATGGGGGCGGGCCAACCCAGCCGGGTGGTGAGCGTGAAGATAGCCCTGGAAAAGGCGGGGGAGAGGGCCAGGG contains:
- a CDS encoding cysteine synthase family protein; this translates as MRAQTGLLDLIGSTPLLRLSRLAPPAIVLAKLESRNPSGSIKDRVAKFILEEAFARGRLRPGDTAVEATAGNLGLSLALVGGAKGLRIIIVMPEGANPSLRRLLLYLGAEVVLTPAAEGMAGAGRVAGELLGDNPSYLGIKAFENPLNPQAHHSTARELLRATRGRIDAFVAGIGTGGTITGVGQVLKKELKGVRIIGVEPARSPLLSQGKAGPHGIPGLGASFVPPILDRNILDEVIAVGDQEAQEMASSLARKEGLLVGPSSGANVFAALQVAKRLGPGKWVATILPDSGEKYVSLGETAERRRK
- a CDS encoding Rrf2 family transcriptional regulator; the protein is MKVSMRVDYGIRVLVDLAQAEGVAQTSDIAQRQGIPEPYLDQILTVLRKAGFIASKRGPQGGHVLARDPSQVSVAEVMAALGNPPSLRCLEQPSDCVQATLCVQRDVWRQIDEATQKLLAAISIGEMAHQQERRHEGGMYYI
- the purF gene encoding amidophosphoribosyltransferase; this translates as MHEACGVFGIFAPGEDVARLTYFALFALQHRGQESAGVATTDGQEIRVATGMGLVSQVFREESLAPLKGHMAIGHTRYSTMGSCRPDNAQPLLVEGPLGPLALGHNGNLVNAEYLRRELEAAGRTFRTSTDSEVIAHLVQSAPDGNWPEKVRYAMRRLEGAYSLVLLTRDCLMAARDPMGVRPLCLGRVNGGWAVASESCALDHIGGRFVREVEPGEIVLIRGGELESYREPSPRRALCIFEFIYFARPDSLIQGRLLHLARQRMGVGLAREHPVEADLVMGVPDSSIAAAIGYARESGIPFTEGLLKNRYVGRTFIEPDQRLRELGVKLKFNPLPEVLEGKRLVVVDDSIVRGTTTPRVVALLRRAGVKEVHLRICAPPIRYPCFFGVDMARRFELIAAQKTIPQICQQLGADSLGYLSIEGLLRAVDLPREMFCLACFTGEYPIPVQMEMDKLALETLETGRR
- the purM gene encoding phosphoribosylformylglycinamidine cyclo-ligase, coding for MSESYASAGVDIPAAGRLKKFMARLAPTTFGPQVLAGPGPFAGLFALRGFREPVLVASCDGVGTKVKVASLLDRYDTLGYDLVHHSVNDILTLGAEPLFLLDYIAMGKLEPARIERLFQGLVAACKGVGVALLGGETAEMPGVYQEGEMDLVGFILGVVERDRVISGRDIRAGDWLLGLASSGLHTNGYSLARKVFRLEEEPAVLRKAFPPLERTLGEALLEPHRCYYDSLKSLLPRVKALAHITGGGFEGNIPRVLPRGLGARIIGGSWEVPAIFGLIQRQGAVPEAEMYRVFNMGVGMVVVASPEEGPSLLQSIPGARHIGEIIAGKGVEIV
- the purH gene encoding bifunctional phosphoribosylaminoimidazolecarboxamide formyltransferase/IMP cyclohydrolase, whose protein sequence is MRAIVSVHNKEGVGPFAQALQGLGWEVFSTGGTKKALEEAGVKVKSISDITGFPEILDGRVKTLHPNVHGGILARRDLSRHREELKKQAIEPIDLVAVNLYPFRETVARGAGLEEALENIDIGGPTMLRAAAKNFPHVLVVVDPRDYEEVLGLLRQGEVPLEVRRRLAQKAFQHVAAYDAAIAGYLRVEGGFPQELVLSFRKLADLRYGENPHQRAAFYADERPLPPSLALARKLGGKELSYNNILDLDSALAVVREFAEPACAVIKHNNPCGLAVHPDLAEAYRRALAGDPVAAFGGVVALNRPLDLATAQEMDKTHYDGVLAPDLDPQALALLGRKKDLIILAVGPISPDGAGWELKKVSGGLLVQGQDGFLPEEFRPRTVSRRPPTPQEMEDLFFAWRAVKHIKSNAIVLARGRALVGMGAGQPSRVVSVKIALEKAGERARGSVLGSDAFFPFPDGVELAGKAGVTAVMQPGGSVRDTEAIEMADAYNMAMVFTGVRHFRH